A single Micromonospora sp. CCTCC AA 2012012 DNA region contains:
- a CDS encoding multiubiquitin domain-containing protein, whose protein sequence is MSDIGIADQDQRVQRRYTIIINTRQKTVDDRELTFAQVVALAFPGAHDTEVVFTVTYHRAVAPQRDGNLSEGGTVTIKDGTAFDVTRTRRS, encoded by the coding sequence ATGTCGGACATCGGCATCGCGGACCAGGACCAGCGGGTCCAGCGCCGCTACACGATCATCATCAACACCCGCCAGAAGACCGTCGACGACCGCGAGCTCACCTTCGCCCAGGTCGTCGCCCTCGCGTTCCCGGGCGCCCATGACACCGAGGTGGTCTTCACGGTCACCTACCACCGCGCGGTGGCACCACAGCGTGACGGCAACCTCAGCGAGGGCGGCACGGTCACCATCAAGGACGGAACCGCTTTCGATGTCACTCGCACTCGTCGCTCGTAG